One stretch of Glandiceps talaboti chromosome 7, keGlaTala1.1, whole genome shotgun sequence DNA includes these proteins:
- the LOC144437456 gene encoding uncharacterized protein LOC144437456: MKKISFGKPETVVDQFLYFIFPVASEEVGAFLLCEECNYTTNIDENDMFSVNQAGMIQLAKLLDYDIIAVYRLHLYITTTTTLTTNYVNTYDATITVHINDVINWPPLFNESCNVNTNYAMKSKDAVLYDVYVGYGKDRKPLEEMLLLKDKTNLKQSFNADSYNGNCNARLYFGGHHTVKYFQNYRIMCDTVTQFSPEFVSPDDSALTGNPYVSKEWFPDYNLVVVVGILHMITSTDSGFCKMIYHPLNVVVTDIKVEVVPQGFMPTTDVENFIKLHR, translated from the exons ATGAAGAAAATATCATTTGGTAAACCAGAAACGGTTGTAGATcaatttttgtatttcatatttccaGTGGCCAGTGAAGAGGTCGGAGCTTTCTTATTATGTGAGGAGTGTAACTACACTACTAACATCGACGAA AATGATATGTTTTCCGTCAACCAAGCTGGAATGATTCAACTAGCTAAACTACTTGATTATGATATTATCGCAGTGTATCGACTGCATCTATACATTACAACAACGACAACATTAACAAcg AATTACGTAAACACTTATGATGCTACCATTACAGTGCatatcaatgacgtcattaattGGCCGCCATTGTTTAATGAATCGTGtaatgtaaatacaaattatgCCATGAAGTCGAAGGAT GCAGTGTTGTATGATGTATATGTAGGTTATGGCAAGGATCGAAAACCCCTAGAGGAAATGCTTCTGTTGAAAGACAAAACCAATCTGAAGCAATCGTTCAATGCTGACTCTTACAACGGTAACT GTAACGCTCGCCTATATTTTGGCGGACACCATACAGTCAAGTATTTTCAGAATTATAGAATTATGTGTGACACCGTAACTCAATTCTCACCTGAATTTGTTTCACCG GACGACAGCGCCCTCACCGGTAATCCATATGTAAGTAAGGAATGGTTTCCTGACTACAACTTAGTAGTAGTTGTTGGAATTTTACACATGATTACGAGCACAGATTCAGGATTTTGCAAGATGATTTATCATCCACTCAACGTAGTAGTTACCGACATAAAAGTTGAAGTTGTACCCCAAG GATTCATGCCAACAACGGATGTTGAGAATTTCATCAAGCTACATAGATAA